Proteins encoded within one genomic window of Leptolyngbyaceae cyanobacterium:
- the opcA gene encoding glucose-6-phosphate dehydrogenase assembly protein OpcA has protein sequence MVTPTAPIVSLQPPKDLSVNEIETELSQIWQSYSASGDGAYPAATRAATFSLVVYEPEETQQLLATLGFYTGPIDGIDGPRTVAALEAVQKAFDLPVTGQSNPETVAKLREEVAKKRGQPIPSDGNGGTLPQYALDASGAGVADAIAAANPCRIIALCPMAGEDEGVKAQVSAYCPVQKQSRSSLICCEYITLTGTQSALERIAGMIPALLIGELPKFLWWKATPDLENGLFKRLSGACNSVIIDTSRSQEPETELLQVKSLLDSNIPIADLNWRRLAAWQELTAEAFDPPERRASIQEIDRVTIDYEKGNPTQALMYLGWLASRLQWQPTDYQSEGGEYDIKRIHFVTENGRQIEAELAAIPTADVGDIPGDLIGLRLTSTNMNADCCTVLCSETGGCMRMEAGGGAQSCRIQQVTPLFDQKAENLLAQQLQRWGRDRLYEESMAVTANIIQLGNG, from the coding sequence ATGGTTACACCAACTGCTCCGATTGTTTCTTTGCAACCACCCAAGGATCTTTCAGTCAATGAAATCGAGACGGAACTCAGTCAAATTTGGCAGAGTTACAGTGCATCTGGGGATGGCGCTTACCCAGCGGCAACAAGAGCCGCAACTTTTAGCTTAGTAGTCTACGAACCAGAAGAAACTCAACAATTACTGGCAACTTTGGGATTTTACACCGGGCCGATCGATGGTATTGATGGGCCGCGTACTGTGGCGGCTTTGGAAGCAGTGCAAAAAGCTTTCGATCTCCCTGTTACGGGGCAATCTAACCCGGAAACGGTGGCTAAACTGCGGGAGGAAGTGGCCAAAAAACGCGGTCAGCCGATACCATCCGACGGAAACGGGGGAACGCTACCCCAGTATGCGTTGGATGCTAGCGGTGCTGGGGTGGCAGATGCTATAGCTGCTGCTAATCCCTGCCGGATCATCGCTCTTTGTCCGATGGCAGGAGAAGATGAAGGAGTAAAAGCGCAAGTTTCGGCTTATTGCCCGGTGCAAAAGCAATCTCGTAGTAGCTTGATTTGTTGCGAGTATATTACCCTGACAGGTACTCAATCGGCTCTCGAACGAATTGCTGGCATGATCCCTGCCTTGCTGATCGGTGAACTGCCTAAATTCTTGTGGTGGAAAGCCACTCCAGACCTGGAAAATGGTTTGTTTAAACGACTCTCAGGAGCGTGCAATTCGGTAATTATTGACACCAGCCGCTCTCAGGAACCGGAAACCGAATTGTTGCAAGTAAAAAGCTTGTTAGATTCTAATATACCGATCGCTGATTTGAACTGGCGTCGGTTGGCAGCATGGCAAGAGTTAACGGCAGAAGCTTTCGATCCACCGGAACGTCGCGCTTCGATTCAAGAAATCGATCGCGTGACAATTGACTATGAAAAAGGCAATCCCACTCAAGCTTTAATGTATTTGGGTTGGTTGGCGAGTCGCTTGCAATGGCAACCTACCGATTATCAATCGGAGGGTGGCGAATATGATATCAAGCGCATTCATTTCGTGACTGAGAATGGACGACAAATAGAAGCGGAGTTGGCAGCAATTCCCACTGCTGATGTGGGTGATATACCGGGCGATTTAATCGGGTTACGGTTGACTTCCACTAATATGAACGCTGACTGCTGCACGGTTCTGTGTTCGGAAACGGGTGGTTGTATGCGGATGGAAGCAGGTGGCGGCGCTCAATCTTGTCGCATTCAACAAGTGACTCCTTTGTTCGATCAAAAGGCAGAAAATTTGTTGGCGCAGCAGTTACAGCGTTGGGGTCGCGATCGCTTATATGAAGAAAGTATGGCCGTGACCGCTAATATTATTCAATTGGGGAATGGGTGA
- a CDS encoding STAS domain-containing protein, whose protein sequence is MNHTFKIIQYPDVLDNSKITQFHQEIEEVVKAGANVILLDFKNISSITSAGLMAVVEAFRLVRSAGCQLFICSLNSQVRMLFELTGLDQIFPTFGSLDEVMGSAMLIKK, encoded by the coding sequence GTGAATCACACATTTAAAATTATTCAATATCCCGATGTTTTAGACAACAGCAAAATTACTCAATTTCATCAAGAAATTGAAGAAGTGGTAAAGGCGGGAGCCAATGTAATTTTGCTAGATTTTAAAAATATATCTTCGATTACCAGCGCAGGTTTAATGGCGGTAGTAGAAGCATTCAGACTGGTGCGTTCGGCTGGTTGCCAGCTTTTTATATGCTCGCTTAACTCACAAGTCAGAATGTTATTTGAACTAACGGGGTTGGATCAAATTTTTCCAACTTTTGGTAGCTTAGATGAAGTTATGGGTAGCGCTATGTTAATTAAAAAATAG
- the galK gene encoding galactokinase has protein sequence MKNFQEVFHKLPEIEAVAPGRVNLLGEHTDYNDGFVLPTAIPQHTIVQLTLSNDERHHLYSENLDERVTILDKNITPSGFASYIFGCLHIVEREGYEIPPLNVYVKSSVPIGSGLSSSAALEVAMLRGLRSLLDLPFDDIQIAQLAQQAEILYAGVQCGIMDQMASSLADTEHMLFLDTRTLVRRLLPFPTNAEIVVMDSGVPRTLASSGYNQRRAECEEAAHLLQVKSLRDVVDRDKVEELPEPLRRRARHVVTENNRVLEALEGVSPQRFGELMNASHASLRDDYEVSVPALDKLVAMLQETPGVFGARLTGAGFGGAGVALVESGRGNAIAQDVLQRYNDAGNRGSILVPEIN, from the coding sequence ATGAAAAATTTCCAAGAAGTATTTCACAAGTTACCGGAAATAGAAGCTGTAGCGCCCGGTAGGGTTAATTTGCTGGGGGAACATACTGATTATAATGATGGGTTTGTTTTGCCGACGGCGATTCCCCAACACACGATCGTACAATTGACTTTAAGCAATGACGAGCGGCATCACTTGTATTCGGAAAATTTAGATGAAAGGGTAACGATTTTAGACAAAAATATTACTCCTTCCGGTTTTGCTAGTTATATTTTTGGTTGTTTGCACATTGTGGAAAGAGAAGGATATGAAATACCGCCGCTGAATGTATATGTTAAATCTTCGGTGCCGATCGGTTCTGGTTTGTCTAGCAGTGCGGCGTTGGAAGTGGCGATGTTGAGAGGATTGCGATCGCTTCTCGATCTGCCTTTCGATGATATCCAAATCGCCCAACTCGCACAACAAGCAGAAATCCTTTATGCTGGGGTGCAATGCGGCATCATGGATCAGATGGCATCCAGTTTAGCGGATACCGAACATATGCTATTTTTGGATACCCGTACTTTAGTCCGTCGCTTGTTGCCTTTCCCTACTAATGCGGAAATTGTGGTGATGGATAGCGGCGTACCTCGGACGCTGGCAAGTAGCGGATATAACCAAAGGCGTGCGGAATGCGAAGAAGCCGCACATTTGTTGCAAGTGAAAAGTTTGCGAGATGTTGTCGATCGGGATAAGGTGGAAGAGTTACCAGAACCGTTGCGTCGTCGCGCCCGTCATGTGGTAACGGAAAATAACCGAGTTTTGGAAGCTTTGGAAGGGGTTTCGCCGCAGCGTTTTGGGGAATTGATGAATGCTTCCCACGCTAGTTTGCGAGATGATTACGAGGTTTCCGTACCTGCATTGGATAAGTTGGTGGCGATGTTGCAAGAAACGCCTGGGGTATTCGGCGCGAGGTTAACTGGTGCTGGTTTTGGGGGTGCTGGCGTTGCGTTGGTGGAAAGTGGAAGGGGAAATGCGATCGCGCAAGATGTTCTGCAACGTTACAATGATGCAGGTAATCGGGGAAGTATTTTAGTGCCAGAAATTAATTAG
- a CDS encoding cobyrinate a,c-diamide synthase — protein sequence MALVIAGERSGVGKTTVTLALLASLRRRNLKVQSFKVGPDYIDPMFHQYVTGLPCRNLDPVLTSVNYVARCFARHTQNVEYALIEGVMGLFDGVSSFVENKGQMTNFASTAHIASLLDLPVLLVVDCSRLSGSVAAIAHGYRSFDPSIQLAGVVLNRVGSDRHLELLEDALAPLNLPILGVLRRQDNIQIPDRHLGLIPTAELPQLDNLIDRLAELGETCFDWQQLLPLLECRGAGVQGKESENLSHQPITESVRHLSLPPVKIAVAYDRAFNFYYQDNLDLLRDNGAELVFWSPLKDASLPQGVEGLYFGGGFPEVFARELSSNSSAREAVEKAILSGMPTYAECGGLMYLCREIVDFDRQSWPMVGVLPTKAIMGSHLTLGYRQATALQDSPLLSSGATVWGHEFHRSSLSELPTNPLFETRGLKGGSWPIQEGWLKHFVHASYVHLHFGGSPEIAERFLFSIRRLQKQSERVEEGKIEKSIL from the coding sequence ATGGCATTAGTTATAGCTGGAGAACGCAGTGGGGTAGGCAAGACAACAGTCACGCTTGCCCTATTAGCGTCTTTGAGGCGTCGAAATTTAAAAGTACAATCTTTTAAGGTTGGGCCGGATTACATCGACCCGATGTTTCACCAGTATGTCACCGGGTTACCTTGTCGCAATCTAGACCCTGTTTTAACATCGGTTAATTACGTAGCACGATGTTTTGCCCGTCATACCCAAAATGTTGAATATGCCTTAATAGAAGGAGTAATGGGGTTATTTGATGGGGTTTCGTCATTTGTCGAAAACAAAGGACAAATGACTAATTTCGCCAGTACCGCTCATATTGCCAGTTTGCTCGACTTACCTGTGTTACTGGTAGTTGATTGCAGTCGTTTATCGGGATCGGTGGCGGCGATCGCACATGGTTATCGTTCTTTCGATCCGAGTATCCAGTTGGCTGGTGTGGTGTTAAATCGGGTAGGGAGCGATCGCCATCTGGAATTGCTCGAAGATGCCCTTGCACCGCTGAATTTACCAATTTTAGGCGTTTTGCGCCGCCAAGATAATATTCAGATTCCCGATCGACATCTCGGTTTAATACCAACCGCAGAGCTTCCTCAGTTAGATAATTTAATCGATCGACTTGCTGAGTTGGGAGAAACTTGCTTTGATTGGCAACAGTTATTACCACTACTGGAATGCCGGGGTGCAGGGGTGCAGGGGAAAGAGAGTGAAAATTTATCCCATCAACCTATTACCGAATCAGTGCGTCATCTTTCCCTACCACCTGTAAAAATAGCGGTTGCTTACGATCGAGCTTTCAATTTTTATTACCAAGACAATTTAGACTTGCTGAGAGATAACGGTGCAGAGCTAGTATTCTGGAGTCCCCTGAAAGATGCCAGTTTACCTCAAGGGGTAGAAGGACTTTATTTTGGTGGTGGTTTTCCAGAGGTATTTGCCAGGGAATTATCGTCAAATTCTTCAGCGCGTGAAGCAGTTGAGAAGGCAATTTTATCTGGAATGCCTACTTATGCCGAATGTGGCGGTTTAATGTATTTGTGCCGAGAAATCGTGGATTTCGATCGCCAATCTTGGCCTATGGTAGGAGTGTTACCCACAAAAGCGATCATGGGTTCTCATCTTACATTAGGTTATCGACAGGCAACTGCTTTGCAAGATAGCCCTTTGTTGTCTAGTGGTGCGACGGTGTGGGGTCATGAATTTCACCGCTCTAGTTTATCTGAATTGCCAACGAATCCTTTATTTGAGACCCGAGGATTGAAAGGGGGCAGTTGGCCAATTCAAGAAGGATGGTTGAAACACTTCGTTCATGCTTCCTACGTACATCTTCACTTTGGTGGGAGTCCAGAAATTGCCGAACGATTTTTATTTTCTATCCGCCGCTTGCAGAAACAGAGTGAAAGGGTAGAAGAAGGTAAAATAGAAAAAAGTATTTTGTAG
- a CDS encoding pentapeptide repeat-containing protein translates to MEANLFSANLSGAKLWGVRLVEANLTQANLTGADLKWANLTGADLTEADLRDANLAHANLTGVKLYKTIMPDGNIYSTPSINTGLLDRVVYCF, encoded by the coding sequence ATTGAAGCCAATCTTTTTTCTGCTAATCTCAGCGGTGCAAAACTATGGGGAGTCAGGCTAGTAGAAGCTAATTTAACTCAAGCTAACTTGACTGGTGCAGATTTGAAGTGGGCTAATTTAACCGGCGCAGACTTAACAGAGGCAGATTTACGAGATGCCAACTTGGCTCATGCTAATCTTACAGGTGTCAAACTATATAAAACCATCATGCCTGATGGAAATATTTACTCAACCCCATCAATAAATACAGGATTGCTCGATCGAGTGGTTTATTGCTTTTAG
- a CDS encoding AAA family ATPase, whose protein sequence is MIDIDGYQILAQIYESANSEVYRAIRKTDGQKIILKVLKQDYPTPAELTRYKQEYELTRSLNQEGVVKAYGLEKYQNSLVMFLEDFDGESLKILIENHQFSLEEFLSIAIKIATSLGQIHFANIIHKDINPANIVLNRETQQLKIIDLGISTRLTREDPTLKNPNGLEGTLPYISPEQTGRMNRSLDYRTDFYSLGITLYELLTGQLPFATDDDLELVHCHIAKQPLSPSEINPLIPPVLANIVMKLMAKNAEDRYQSAWGLKADLENCLKKFQSTGNIENFTLATHDISDRFHIPQKLYGREAEVEALLTAFERVANSEISQIEMMLVAGYSGIGKSSLVAEIHKPNTRLRGYFTEGKFDQFQKSIPYSAVVNAFKGLVRQLLTESEAQLEQWRAKLSRAFGVNGQVIIDVIPEVELIVGKQPPVPELGASESQNRFNIVFGNFIRAFCTKEHPLVIFLDDLQWADSATLKLIELMMTDTDMGYLFLIGAYRDNEVSPSHPLMITVNRLLKAGATINSITLVPLGLENISQLIADTLYSELDSVKPLAELLVKKTQGNPFFVNQFLKTLHAENLITFDFSSQQWQWNIAQIEAQNITDNVVDLMIGKLKKLPELTQEVLRLAACIGASFSLSTLGIVSEKPKEVIFSDLVIAVQTGFILPTSELDENLLIQDYKFLHDRVQQAAYTLIADSDKKGVHLKIGRLLQLNMSETEQEAKIFDLVEHFNMGRELIIHQVEKTALAKFNLIAARKAKDSTAYLAAREYLEVGLSLLSNDCWRSEYQLTLDLYKERAEIEYLNGNFEQAEELIHLTIDKCKTNLEKAEIYNILIVMLTMMAKYEQAITAARQALSLFGIELTDRDFTNSLQRELAEVRKLWQPGQINALLEQPEMTDPQMRAALNLLVSVDPAAYFINGELYGIIAAKMASLSIQYGPIASSAKGYASYGIILSSVLQEYRSGYEFARLGLNISYRFNDSSMKAKAANNLANHVQNWVRPIKEAESINNEGYQAGLESGELQFAGYLAFHKLLNFFVSGRSFSEILAVLDGYLKFTLKIKNLLAYHTIIACQIPIYNLSGLSSNQGEFATESIDEADYIEDCQRNKNFFALCHYLTYKAQVLYLYRNYREALNCLQEAQTMFSAVQGMIISAVNNFYTSLVLAALYPTANESDKLDYQKQIEINQQQMKIWADNCPENFLHEYLLVQAEMARISGQEMAALDLYDRAITLAQTNEYIQIEALGNELAAKFWLGKGKEEIAKLYLKKAHYAYQFWGAKRKVEDLEQKYPQFLSEKLVKKTTHRSTFTSSATSTNAGNSDIDLTTVIKASQVLAGEIAIDKLLAKLMRIVLENGGAEKGLLILSTNGKLTIEAAGEVTQQTVQVLQSLVVDNYENLPVGMVKYVARTREDVVLSDATNEKVFINEPYIVKNKPKSILCAPIINQGKLIGILYLENNLTTGAFTRERLEILKLISSQAAISIENALLYQTLENKVIERTAQLAAANQEISILNEKLKAENLRLSAELNVAKKLQEMVLPKPTELAMIPGLEIAGYMEPADEVGGDYYDVLSSEHGVKIAIGDVTGHGLESGVLMLMAQTAVRTLQKVNETDRVRFLDIVNQTLYDNLRRMKSDKNMTLAILDYADGVVTLSGQHEEMIIVRTDGMVERIDTIDLGFPIGLDANIAGFIDQTTVKLNSQDVVILYSDGVTEAENVNKQLYGLEKLCQIVVENRQLSAEEIRQSVIEDIRQFIGKQKVFDDITLVVLKQK, encoded by the coding sequence ATGATCGACATTGACGGCTACCAAATTCTCGCTCAAATCTATGAAAGTGCCAACTCGGAAGTTTATCGCGCCATTCGCAAGACTGATGGCCAAAAAATCATCCTCAAAGTCCTCAAACAAGATTACCCTACACCAGCCGAGCTCACTCGCTACAAACAAGAATACGAACTCACGCGCAGCCTTAATCAAGAGGGTGTAGTTAAAGCTTATGGTTTAGAGAAATATCAAAATAGTTTAGTGATGTTTCTGGAAGATTTTGACGGTGAATCCTTGAAAATCTTAATAGAAAACCATCAGTTCAGTTTAGAAGAATTTCTTTCAATTGCTATTAAAATTGCTACGAGTTTAGGACAAATTCATTTTGCCAATATTATCCATAAAGATATCAATCCTGCCAATATTGTACTTAATCGGGAAACCCAGCAATTAAAAATTATCGATCTCGGCATTTCTACGCGGTTAACCAGAGAAGATCCCACACTCAAAAACCCCAACGGATTAGAAGGAACTTTACCTTATATTTCCCCCGAACAAACCGGACGAATGAACCGGAGTTTAGATTATCGCACCGACTTTTATTCCTTAGGCATCACGTTGTACGAACTGTTAACCGGACAACTGCCCTTTGCAACAGACGATGATTTGGAATTAGTTCATTGTCATATTGCCAAACAACCTTTATCACCCTCAGAGATTAACCCATTAATTCCGCCTGTCCTCGCCAATATCGTGATGAAATTAATGGCGAAAAATGCCGAAGATAGGTATCAAAGCGCTTGGGGATTAAAAGCGGATTTAGAAAATTGTTTAAAAAAATTCCAATCTACCGGAAATATAGAAAATTTTACCTTAGCGACTCACGATATTTCCGATCGATTTCACATTCCTCAAAAATTATACGGAAGAGAAGCAGAAGTTGAAGCTCTATTAACAGCTTTTGAGCGAGTAGCCAACTCAGAAATATCTCAAATCGAAATGATGTTAGTCGCTGGTTATTCTGGCATTGGAAAATCATCCCTCGTAGCGGAAATTCACAAACCCAATACCAGACTGAGGGGCTATTTTACTGAGGGGAAATTTGACCAATTTCAAAAGAGTATTCCTTACTCCGCTGTCGTCAATGCCTTTAAGGGATTAGTGCGGCAATTATTAACCGAAAGCGAAGCCCAGTTAGAACAATGGCGGGCAAAACTTAGCCGTGCTTTTGGAGTCAACGGTCAAGTGATTATTGATGTAATTCCCGAAGTAGAATTAATTGTCGGTAAACAGCCACCCGTGCCAGAATTAGGGGCAAGCGAATCACAAAATCGCTTTAATATTGTCTTTGGTAATTTCATCCGCGCCTTCTGTACGAAAGAGCATCCATTAGTCATATTTCTAGATGATTTGCAGTGGGCAGACTCCGCGACGCTCAAGTTAATTGAACTGATGATGACAGATACAGATATGGGATATCTGTTTTTAATTGGAGCTTATCGGGATAATGAAGTTAGCCCCAGCCATCCCTTGATGATAACAGTAAATAGATTGCTCAAAGCAGGAGCAACGATTAATTCGATTACTTTAGTTCCTTTAGGATTAGAAAATATTAGCCAACTTATTGCCGATACATTATATAGCGAGCTTGATTCAGTAAAACCATTAGCAGAATTATTGGTAAAGAAAACTCAAGGAAATCCATTTTTTGTCAATCAATTTCTGAAAACTCTGCACGCGGAAAACCTCATAACATTTGATTTTTCAAGTCAGCAATGGCAGTGGAATATTGCCCAAATTGAAGCACAAAATATTACTGATAATGTGGTAGACTTGATGATCGGCAAGTTGAAGAAACTGCCGGAATTAACCCAAGAAGTTTTACGTTTAGCTGCTTGTATTGGTGCTTCTTTTTCTTTAAGCACTTTGGGGATCGTCAGTGAAAAACCCAAAGAGGTAATTTTTTCCGACTTAGTTATAGCCGTTCAGACTGGATTTATTTTGCCAACATCTGAGTTAGACGAAAACCTGTTAATTCAAGATTATAAATTTCTCCACGACCGCGTACAACAAGCTGCTTATACTTTGATTGCTGACTCGGATAAAAAAGGCGTTCACTTAAAAATAGGGCGCTTATTACAACTGAATATGTCCGAAACAGAACAAGAGGCCAAAATTTTCGATCTCGTCGAACATTTTAATATGGGGCGCGAGTTAATTATCCATCAAGTCGAAAAAACAGCCTTAGCTAAATTTAATTTAATTGCTGCTCGCAAAGCTAAAGATTCAACGGCGTATTTGGCAGCACGAGAATATTTGGAAGTCGGACTTTCGTTATTAAGTAACGATTGTTGGCGATCGGAATATCAATTAACTCTGGATCTTTACAAAGAAAGAGCGGAAATTGAGTATTTAAACGGTAACTTCGAGCAAGCTGAAGAATTGATTCATTTGACGATCGACAAATGCAAAACTAACTTAGAAAAAGCAGAAATTTATAATATTTTAATTGTTATGTTAACCATGATGGCTAAATATGAACAAGCTATTACTGCGGCTCGACAAGCCTTAAGTTTATTCGGGATTGAGTTAACCGATCGCGATTTCACCAATAGTTTACAACGAGAATTAGCGGAAGTGCGAAAACTCTGGCAACCCGGTCAAATTAACGCCCTGCTAGAGCAACCTGAAATGACCGATCCCCAAATGAGAGCGGCTCTCAATTTATTAGTGAGCGTCGATCCTGCCGCTTATTTTATTAACGGCGAACTTTATGGAATTATTGCCGCTAAAATGGCTTCTCTTTCCATTCAATATGGCCCGATCGCATCTTCAGCTAAAGGTTATGCTAGTTATGGAATTATCTTAAGTTCAGTTTTACAGGAATATCGATCGGGCTATGAATTTGCTCGTTTGGGGTTAAATATTTCGTATCGCTTTAATGACTCATCGATGAAAGCGAAAGCTGCTAATAACCTGGCAAATCACGTTCAAAATTGGGTTCGCCCCATCAAAGAAGCAGAGTCCATTAATAACGAAGGCTATCAAGCAGGTTTAGAATCAGGTGAATTACAATTTGCTGGCTATCTTGCCTTCCATAAACTACTTAATTTTTTTGTTTCCGGTAGAAGCTTTAGTGAAATTTTAGCTGTCCTCGACGGCTATTTAAAATTTACTTTAAAAATTAAAAACTTATTAGCTTATCATACTATCATTGCCTGCCAAATACCCATTTATAATTTAAGTGGCTTGAGTTCTAACCAGGGGGAATTCGCCACCGAATCGATCGACGAAGCTGATTATATCGAAGATTGCCAAAGGAATAAAAACTTTTTTGCCCTCTGTCATTACTTAACTTATAAAGCCCAAGTACTTTATTTATATAGAAATTATCGAGAAGCACTTAATTGCCTCCAAGAAGCTCAAACCATGTTCTCTGCCGTGCAGGGAATGATTATCAGTGCTGTTAACAATTTTTATACTTCTTTAGTTTTAGCTGCTCTTTATCCCACAGCTAATGAATCCGATAAACTTGATTATCAAAAACAAATTGAAATTAATCAACAACAAATGAAGATTTGGGCAGATAACTGTCCGGAAAACTTTTTACACGAATACCTGTTAGTACAGGCGGAAATGGCTCGGATTTCCGGTCAAGAAATGGCAGCGCTAGATTTGTACGATCGCGCCATTACTTTGGCTCAAACCAATGAATACATTCAGATAGAAGCTTTAGGTAACGAACTAGCAGCTAAATTTTGGTTAGGAAAAGGTAAGGAGGAAATTGCCAAACTGTATCTGAAAAAAGCCCACTATGCTTACCAATTTTGGGGAGCTAAACGCAAAGTAGAGGATTTGGAGCAGAAATATCCGCAGTTCTTATCGGAAAAATTAGTTAAGAAAACCACTCATCGCTCAACATTTACTAGCTCAGCCACTTCCACAAATGCAGGAAATTCTGATATTGATTTGACTACAGTTATCAAAGCATCTCAAGTTTTGGCGGGTGAAATTGCCATCGATAAATTGTTGGCAAAATTAATGAGAATCGTATTAGAAAATGGCGGAGCGGAAAAAGGATTGCTGATTCTCTCAACCAACGGAAAATTAACCATTGAAGCCGCCGGAGAAGTTACTCAACAAACCGTACAAGTTTTGCAATCTTTGGTTGTTGATAATTACGAAAATTTGCCTGTGGGAATGGTTAAGTATGTTGCCAGAACTCGGGAAGATGTAGTTTTATCAGATGCCACAAACGAGAAAGTTTTCATCAACGAACCTTATATTGTCAAAAATAAACCTAAGTCAATTTTATGCGCTCCGATTATTAATCAAGGTAAACTCATTGGCATTCTTTACCTAGAAAATAATTTGACAACGGGAGCGTTTACTAGGGAGCGTCTCGAAATTCTCAAACTGATCTCTTCCCAGGCAGCAATTTCGATTGAAAATGCTTTACTTTATCAAACCTTAGAAAATAAAGTGATCGAACGCACTGCCCAATTAGCCGCAGCCAATCAAGAAATTAGTATCCTTAATGAAAAATTGAAAGCGGAAAATTTGCGCCTCAGTGCGGAGTTAAATGTGGCGAAAAAATTACAAGAAATGGTGTTACCAAAACCCACAGAATTAGCAATGATTCCCGGTTTGGAAATTGCCGGTTATATGGAACCTGCCGATGAAGTTGGGGGCGATTATTATGATGTTTTATCGAGTGAGCATGGGGTCAAGATAGCGATCGGTGATGTAACCGGACACGGATTAGAAAGTGGTGTATTAATGCTGATGGCACAAACAGCAGTGAGAACTCTTCAAAAAGTGAATGAAACCGATCGCGTTCGCTTTTTAGATATTGTTAATCAAACTTTATATGATAATTTGCGACGAATGAAGTCTGATAAAAATATGACGTTAGCAATTTTAGATTATGCTGACGGTGTGGTGACATTAAGCGGACAACATGAGGAAATGATTATCGTGCGAACCGATGGAATGGTGGAAAGAATCGATACTATTGACTTGGGATTTCCGATCGGTTTAGATGCAAATATAGCTGGTTTTATTGACCAGACAACAGTTAAATTAAATAGCCAAGATGTCGTCATTTTATATAGTGATGGAGTTACAGAAGCCGAGAATGTTAATAAACAGCTATATGGGTTAGAAAAACTCTGTCAAATCGTGGTAGAAAATCGCCAACTTTCTGCCGAAGAAATTCGTCAATCCGTTATTGAAGATATTCGTCAATTTATTGGAAAACAGAAGGTATTTGATGATATTACATTAGTAGTTTTAAAACAAAAATGA
- a CDS encoding NYN domain-containing protein, giving the protein MSFLNNSSRGRVAIFIDGSNLFYAALELGIEVDYSKLLSFLTANSPLLRCFFYTGVDPENEKQQGFLYWLSRHGYRVITKDIVQLPDGSKKGNLDVELAVDLITLVDYYDTAVLVSGDGDLAYAVKVVSYRGVRVEVVGLRSMTSESLLNVADHYIDLDTIKEYIQKTPGTGYNIPSSNFSIEIDRDSPF; this is encoded by the coding sequence ATGTCTTTTCTAAACAATTCAAGTCGCGGTCGAGTCGCTATTTTTATTGATGGCTCGAATCTATTTTATGCTGCTCTAGAACTAGGTATTGAAGTTGACTATAGTAAACTTCTTTCTTTTTTAACAGCTAATTCTCCTTTATTGCGCTGTTTTTTTTACACGGGAGTAGATCCTGAGAATGAAAAACAGCAGGGTTTTTTGTACTGGTTGTCTCGACACGGTTACCGAGTGATTACTAAAGATATAGTTCAGCTTCCAGATGGCTCGAAAAAAGGTAATTTAGATGTAGAACTTGCAGTAGATTTAATAACTTTAGTCGATTACTACGATACGGCAGTTTTAGTGAGCGGAGATGGAGATTTAGCTTATGCAGTTAAGGTAGTTAGTTATCGAGGGGTAAGGGTTGAAGTGGTTGGTTTGCGTTCGATGACTAGTGAAAGCTTGCTGAATGTGGCAGATCATTATATAGATCTAGATACCATTAAAGAATATATCCAAAAGACTCCTGGTACTGGCTATAATATTCCATCCTCTAACTTCAGTATAGAAATCGATAGGGACTCGCCGTTTTAG